The Streptomyces pactum genome contains a region encoding:
- a CDS encoding glycosyltransferase 87 family protein: METTDARRPAARLLTAWGATRLVLLLFVLKVLVFPGPDVTGDVSVIYRDWYDVLRTGTFPLDDTTWQYPPAAAFAILSPALLPFLEYATAFFVLACAADLAVLALLWRAGRGSGRSPRGAWVWVAGVPLLGPTVYARYDVMVAAVAVAALLAAGRHPRVAGALAALGALLKVWPALVLLGMRGRAPWAAAALSGAGLAALFAATMPGAFAFLTFQRERGTEVESLGSLVFHVARHFGWNGEVLLNYGSVEFLGPYVGAVSTVALVLTALAFGWLLLWRLAASRFAAHTAADAAFAAVLMFTVTSRVISPQYMVWLIGLAAVCRCFRASRMRVPVALVLAASLVTVLEFPVYFAEVVASDPLGVALLFVRNGLLVAAALLAARALWRDTVPRGTPALSPPPRTAHADEAPAPS; encoded by the coding sequence GTGGAGACGACGGACGCGAGGCGGCCCGCGGCGCGGCTGCTGACGGCCTGGGGCGCCACGCGGCTGGTGCTGCTGCTGTTCGTGCTCAAGGTGCTGGTCTTCCCCGGTCCGGACGTCACCGGCGACGTGTCCGTGATCTACCGGGACTGGTACGACGTCCTGCGCACCGGAACGTTTCCGCTGGACGACACCACCTGGCAGTACCCGCCCGCGGCGGCCTTCGCGATCCTCTCCCCCGCGCTGCTGCCCTTCCTGGAGTACGCGACGGCCTTCTTCGTCCTGGCCTGTGCCGCGGACCTGGCCGTCCTCGCGCTGCTGTGGCGCGCGGGCCGGGGTTCCGGCCGCTCGCCGCGCGGCGCGTGGGTGTGGGTGGCGGGCGTACCGCTGCTCGGCCCGACGGTGTACGCCCGCTACGACGTGATGGTCGCCGCCGTGGCGGTAGCGGCGCTGCTCGCCGCCGGCCGGCATCCGCGCGTCGCGGGAGCCCTGGCCGCGCTCGGGGCGCTGCTGAAGGTGTGGCCGGCGCTGGTGCTCCTCGGGATGCGCGGACGGGCGCCGTGGGCCGCCGCGGCCCTGAGCGGGGCCGGGCTGGCGGCGCTGTTCGCCGCGACGATGCCGGGCGCGTTCGCCTTCCTGACGTTCCAGCGCGAGAGGGGCACCGAGGTGGAGTCGCTGGGCTCGCTGGTCTTCCACGTCGCCCGGCACTTCGGCTGGAACGGCGAGGTGCTGCTCAACTACGGCTCGGTCGAGTTCCTCGGCCCGTACGTGGGCGCGGTGAGCACGGTCGCCCTCGTGCTGACCGCCCTGGCGTTCGGCTGGCTGCTGCTGTGGCGGCTGGCGGCCTCGCGCTTCGCGGCGCACACGGCGGCGGACGCGGCCTTCGCGGCGGTGCTGATGTTCACGGTCACCAGCCGGGTGATCAGCCCGCAGTACATGGTGTGGCTGATCGGCCTCGCCGCGGTCTGCCGGTGCTTCCGGGCGAGCCGTATGCGGGTGCCGGTCGCCCTGGTGCTGGCGGCGAGCCTGGTGACGGTGCTGGAGTTCCCGGTCTACTTCGCCGAGGTCGTCGCGAGCGATCCGCTCGGCGTCGCGCTGCTGTTCGTCCGCAACGGCCTGCTGGTCGCCGCGGCGCTCCTCGCGGCCCGCGCCCTGTGGCGCGACACGGTGCCGCGCGGGACACCCGCGCTGTCGCCGCCGCCCCGCACCGCCCACGCCGACGAGGCACCGGCCCCGTCCTGA